The proteins below are encoded in one region of Methylosinus sp. PW1:
- a CDS encoding PepSY domain-containing protein, with translation MRRIVSKILAFIVAAPQAASAMAADRPALQCLPIAETRQLISDRRLGDPFALMQAASVAAHAEPINAKLCREHEELVYEISLLRRDGRVVRIYLDAATGQPHAGHKEP, from the coding sequence ATGCGTCGGATCGTGTCGAAAATTTTGGCGTTCATCGTCGCCGCGCCGCAGGCCGCATCTGCGATGGCCGCGGATCGGCCGGCGCTGCAATGTCTGCCGATCGCCGAGACCCGCCAGCTCATCTCCGATCGGCGGCTCGGCGATCCTTTCGCCCTGATGCAGGCCGCGAGCGTCGCCGCCCATGCCGAGCCGATCAACGCCAAGCTCTGCCGCGAGCATGAGGAACTGGTCTATGAGATCAGCCTGCTGCGCCGCGATGGGCGAGTGGTGCGGATTTATCTCGACGCGGCGACCGGCCAGCCCCATGCTGGCCATAAAGAACCTTGA
- a CDS encoding sensor histidine kinase, with product MRRLGFPGRSIAARLFFAAAALSSVVLMIAGLALTEYYRRTAEDVFEQRLGVYLRAIVADVSESGEDGRSGPGQLGDPQFELARSGWYWQITRLDDEAHEIKASRSLFAAKLPKLSDLHVPAETGGVRRGVALGPDGRWLRIVERVIDVGDIGVYLVQVAATTEETENQIARFRWSLIVAFSLLAIALALATAVQVSVGLRPLKLLQRELSLIRRGERGRIESAYPTEVAPLAEELNLMISANRDIVERSRTQVGNLAHALKTPLSVIVNEADAAPSPLAAKVGEQATLMRDQISFYLERARAAARAGAIGATTEVAPVVAALLRTFGKIYGERGVAFSGEAGAELRFLGERQDLEEIVGNLLDNAGKWAASEVRLSVALENAEAGRRRLVFTIDDDGPGLAAEFRAQATRRGQRLDETRPGTGLGLSIVAHLTADYGGALALDDSPLGGLRAQARLPGL from the coding sequence ATGCGGCGATTGGGCTTTCCGGGGCGATCGATCGCGGCGCGGCTGTTCTTCGCCGCCGCGGCGCTCAGCTCCGTCGTGCTGATGATCGCCGGCCTCGCCCTTACCGAATATTATCGACGCACGGCGGAGGATGTATTCGAGCAGCGGCTCGGCGTCTATCTGCGCGCCATCGTCGCCGATGTTTCCGAATCGGGAGAGGATGGGCGCAGCGGGCCGGGGCAGCTCGGCGATCCGCAATTCGAGCTGGCGCGTTCGGGATGGTATTGGCAGATCACCCGCCTCGACGACGAGGCGCATGAGATAAAGGCTTCGCGCTCGCTGTTCGCCGCGAAGCTGCCGAAGCTCTCCGATCTGCATGTGCCGGCGGAGACCGGCGGCGTCAGGCGCGGCGTTGCGTTGGGGCCGGACGGGCGCTGGCTGCGCATCGTCGAGCGCGTCATCGATGTCGGCGATATCGGCGTCTATCTCGTGCAAGTGGCGGCGACGACGGAGGAGACCGAGAATCAGATCGCGCGCTTTCGCTGGTCGCTCATCGTCGCCTTTTCCCTGCTCGCCATTGCGCTGGCGCTCGCCACCGCGGTCCAGGTGAGCGTCGGCCTGCGGCCGTTGAAGCTGCTGCAGCGGGAATTATCGCTCATTCGCCGCGGCGAGCGCGGGCGCATAGAGAGCGCCTATCCGACAGAGGTGGCTCCGCTCGCCGAGGAGCTCAATCTGATGATCTCCGCCAATCGCGACATTGTGGAGCGCTCGCGCACGCAGGTCGGCAATCTCGCCCATGCTTTAAAGACGCCGCTCAGCGTCATCGTCAATGAGGCGGACGCCGCGCCCTCGCCGCTCGCCGCCAAGGTGGGCGAGCAGGCGACGCTGATGCGCGATCAGATCTCCTTTTATCTCGAGCGCGCGCGGGCGGCGGCGCGCGCCGGCGCCATAGGCGCGACGACGGAGGTCGCGCCCGTGGTGGCGGCGCTGCTGCGCACTTTCGGCAAGATCTACGGCGAGCGCGGCGTCGCCTTTTCCGGCGAGGCGGGGGCGGAGCTGCGCTTTCTCGGCGAGCGGCAGGACCTCGAGGAGATCGTCGGCAATCTGCTCGACAACGCCGGCAAATGGGCGGCGAGCGAGGTGCGGTTGTCCGTGGCGCTGGAGAATGCGGAGGCCGGGCGCCGCCGGCTCGTTTTCACCATTGACGATGATGGTCCGGGTCTCGCGGCGGAGTTTCGCGCGCAGGCGACGCGGCGCGGCCAAAGGCTCGACGAGACACGGCCGGGGACGGGGCTCGGCCTGTCCATCGTCGCGCATCTCACCGCCGATTATGGCGGCGCGCTCGCGCTCGACGACAGTCCGCTCGGCGGGCTCCGAGCGCAGGCGCGATTGCCGGGCCTTTGA
- a CDS encoding DUF4376 domain-containing protein has product MAYSIICDFAGEPLQDVVRRDADGALVPTDAQSADSLGYRDWLGAGNAPTPLPIPTLAEAKSKRLAALAERRWRAETAGASVNGMSLPTDEKTQAKLTAAVVASVLDNNYAVNWKLADGAFVTFDHATLIAVAQSVRAHVQSCFDREAQLVAAIVAAQDSAALAAIDIESAWPA; this is encoded by the coding sequence ATGGCCTATTCGATCATTTGCGATTTCGCGGGCGAACCGTTGCAGGACGTGGTGCGGCGAGACGCCGATGGCGCGCTCGTTCCGACCGATGCGCAGAGCGCAGACAGTCTCGGCTATCGTGATTGGCTCGGCGCCGGAAATGCGCCGACGCCTCTTCCGATTCCAACGCTCGCGGAGGCGAAGAGCAAGCGGCTCGCCGCTCTCGCCGAGCGTCGATGGCGCGCCGAGACGGCGGGAGCCTCGGTGAATGGCATGAGCCTGCCGACCGATGAGAAGACGCAGGCGAAGCTCACCGCGGCTGTCGTGGCCAGCGTGCTCGACAATAATTATGCGGTGAATTGGAAGCTGGCGGATGGCGCATTCGTCACATTCGACCATGCGACCTTGATCGCCGTCGCGCAAAGCGTGCGCGCGCATGTGCAGAGCTGCTTCGATCGTGAGGCGCAGCTCGTGGCCGCCATCGTCGCCGCGCAGGACAGCGCAGCGCTCGCGGCGATCGACATAGAGTCGGCCTGGCCGGCCTGA
- a CDS encoding lipoprotein gives MSRQANSTIVRIAAAVGLSCVALAVSGCNSTESSAPAAAVVVAPEPPAPGVIGAAIGRELDSADRVTAVAAQQEAVASGQRKSWRGTHGAYGFIEPGPEAGLGGCRDYTHKIFIDGRPQQAKGQACKKPDGAWRVTS, from the coding sequence ATGTCGAGACAGGCGAATTCGACGATCGTCAGAATCGCGGCGGCCGTGGGCCTGTCCTGTGTCGCGCTCGCCGTCTCGGGCTGCAATTCCACCGAATCTTCCGCTCCGGCCGCGGCCGTCGTCGTCGCGCCCGAACCTCCCGCGCCGGGCGTCATCGGCGCCGCGATCGGCCGCGAGCTGGACTCCGCCGATCGCGTGACCGCCGTGGCCGCGCAACAGGAGGCGGTCGCCTCCGGCCAGCGCAAGAGCTGGCGTGGAACTCATGGCGCTTATGGCTTTATCGAGCCGGGGCCGGAAGCGGGTTTGGGCGGCTGCCGGGATTATACGCATAAGATTTTCATCGACGGCCGGCCGCAGCAGGCCAAGGGCCAGGCTTGCAAGAAGCCGGACGGCGCTTGGCGCGTGACGAGCTGA
- a CDS encoding DUF2793 domain-containing protein has product MTDTIHLALPCIDAAQAQKHVTHNEALQLLDALTQLSVIDRRASPPVSPIDGDRCLVVATAAGAFAGKERKIAVYLSGAWAFLAPKAGWLAYVEAEQLMLLYSGSAWIDAGLALRELENLSLLGIGTSADAANAFSVKANAALFAARTVAEGGAGDFRVKLEKETAANTASQLYQSNWSGRAETGLIGDDNFHVKVSADGTTWREALIVDRSTGRVAFPNGVGDGASAAFRNRLRNATFAINQRAVSGTVSLAAGQYGHDGVKAGSSGATYTFATSGVDTTLSISAGSLILPIEAQLMEGGDYVLAHDGAAQARVWQGTGFSGSGSYAAAARSAPLLVSGLTANAQTNVEFSSGAILRPQLEPGVYATRFERRPPGVELASCQRYFQSLLVSHLFTASAGTQFGGTVMTLPVTMFGIPTLSALAGGSQTNVMMDGVNSMGKAALRYFMASNAAGSVEAYDRAFTASAEI; this is encoded by the coding sequence CTGCTCGACGCGCTGACGCAGCTTTCCGTGATCGATCGGCGCGCTTCTCCGCCTGTTTCTCCCATCGACGGCGATCGCTGTCTCGTCGTCGCCACGGCGGCGGGCGCCTTCGCCGGCAAGGAGCGGAAGATCGCCGTGTATCTCAGCGGCGCTTGGGCGTTTCTCGCGCCGAAGGCGGGTTGGCTCGCCTATGTGGAGGCCGAGCAGCTCATGCTGCTCTACAGCGGCTCCGCTTGGATCGATGCGGGGCTCGCGTTGCGCGAGCTCGAGAATCTGTCGCTGCTCGGCATAGGGACATCGGCGGACGCCGCCAATGCGTTTTCGGTGAAGGCGAACGCGGCGCTGTTCGCCGCGCGGACAGTCGCGGAGGGCGGGGCCGGCGATTTTCGCGTCAAGCTCGAGAAGGAGACCGCCGCCAACACGGCGTCGCAGCTCTATCAATCCAATTGGTCCGGCCGCGCCGAGACGGGACTTATCGGCGACGATAATTTTCATGTGAAGGTCTCCGCCGACGGGACGACATGGCGCGAGGCGCTGATCGTCGATCGCTCGACGGGTCGCGTCGCTTTTCCCAACGGCGTTGGCGACGGCGCTTCGGCGGCGTTTCGCAATCGCTTGCGCAATGCGACTTTTGCGATCAATCAGCGCGCCGTGTCGGGAACAGTGTCGCTCGCGGCCGGGCAATATGGCCATGACGGCGTGAAGGCCGGCTCCTCCGGCGCGACCTACACATTCGCGACCAGCGGAGTCGATACGACCCTCTCCATTTCGGCCGGCTCCTTGATTCTGCCGATCGAGGCGCAGCTGATGGAGGGCGGGGATTATGTGTTGGCGCATGATGGAGCCGCGCAGGCGCGCGTCTGGCAGGGAACGGGCTTTTCCGGCTCTGGCTCTTATGCTGCGGCGGCGCGAAGCGCGCCGCTTCTCGTCTCGGGGCTGACGGCGAATGCGCAGACCAATGTCGAATTCTCCAGCGGCGCGATCCTGCGGCCGCAATTGGAGCCCGGCGTCTATGCGACGAGGTTCGAGCGGCGGCCGCCGGGCGTGGAGCTGGCCTCGTGCCAGCGCTATTTTCAATCCTTGCTGGTCTCGCATCTCTTCACCGCGAGTGCGGGCACGCAATTCGGCGGCACCGTCATGACGTTGCCGGTGACGATGTTCGGAATCCCGACCCTGTCGGCGCTGGCCGGTGGCTCGCAGACCAATGTCATGATGGACGGCGTCAATTCGATGGGCAAGGCGGCTCTCAGATATTTCATGGCGTCCAATGCTGCAGGATCGGTCGAAGCCTATGATCGCGCATTCACGGCGTCGGCGGAAATTTGA
- a CDS encoding M15 family metallopeptidase encodes MVDMKAPARSALGAGFVLGEACEAKLVGVHPDLVRVVRVAAARCEQRFVVFEGVRTIARERALIARGASALKNPFRCRHVPTQDPQHGLVGHAVDLVPLIEGRPQWSWPQIYPIARAMKAAAQAEHVTIEWGGDWRALRDGPHYQLPWALYP; translated from the coding sequence ATGGTCGATATGAAAGCGCCGGCGCGCTCCGCGCTGGGCGCGGGCTTTGTGCTGGGTGAAGCCTGCGAGGCGAAGCTGGTCGGCGTGCATCCCGATCTCGTGCGCGTCGTGCGCGTCGCGGCGGCGCGCTGCGAGCAGAGATTCGTTGTTTTCGAAGGCGTGCGGACCATAGCGCGGGAGCGCGCGCTCATCGCGCGCGGGGCGTCGGCGCTGAAGAATCCCTTCCGCTGCCGGCATGTGCCGACGCAGGATCCGCAGCATGGGCTCGTCGGACATGCGGTCGATCTCGTTCCGCTCATCGAGGGACGGCCGCAATGGTCGTGGCCGCAGATCTATCCGATCGCGCGCGCGATGAAGGCGGCGGCGCAGGCGGAGCATGTGACGATCGAATGGGGCGGCGATTGGCGCGCGCTGAGGGACGGCCCGCATTATCAGCTGCCATGGGCGCTCTATCCGTGA
- a CDS encoding acyl-CoA dehydrogenase family protein, protein MSALEASFPSDPALEPLLAELAATAARRDAEGGTAKHERDLIRASGLLGLAIPRALGGAGADWIEITQAVRRMAAVDSALAHLFAFHHLMVVTPQIFGTPAQARALMEKTLRERCFWGNAVNPKDPRLRLSRDGGVLRLDGAKTFCSGASDSDMLIVSALDEQDRLKIAAIPTKRAGVRIHDDWDNMGQRQTDSGAVSFERVEVREDELLVSPGPMGSPFAALRPCLVQLLLSAIFAGLARGALDEAKAYVRGLPSEGAARIGADPFILHTTGELWTQAAAAEALLDRAARAFQTGWEKGDAITPQQRGAIAIEIATAKTVSARAALDIGSRIFEIMGARATHARLRLDRFWRNARTHTLHDPIDHKLKEIGDFALNDAYPTPSFYS, encoded by the coding sequence ATGTCCGCGCTCGAAGCGAGCTTTCCAAGCGATCCTGCGCTCGAGCCGCTGCTCGCCGAGCTCGCCGCCACGGCGGCGCGGCGAGACGCGGAAGGCGGCACGGCGAAACACGAGCGCGATCTCATTCGCGCGAGCGGCCTGCTCGGCCTCGCCATTCCGCGCGCGCTCGGCGGCGCGGGCGCCGATTGGATCGAGATCACGCAGGCCGTGCGGCGAATGGCGGCGGTCGACAGCGCTCTCGCCCATCTCTTCGCCTTTCACCATTTGATGGTGGTCACGCCGCAAATCTTCGGCACGCCCGCGCAAGCGCGCGCGCTGATGGAGAAGACGCTGCGCGAGCGCTGCTTCTGGGGCAACGCCGTCAATCCCAAGGACCCGCGCCTGCGCCTTTCCCGCGATGGCGGAGTTTTGCGGCTCGACGGCGCCAAGACCTTCTGCTCCGGCGCGAGCGATTCCGACATGCTGATCGTCTCCGCCCTCGACGAGCAGGACAGGCTGAAGATCGCCGCCATTCCGACGAAGCGCGCAGGCGTCCGCATTCACGATGATTGGGACAATATGGGCCAGCGCCAGACCGACAGCGGCGCGGTCTCCTTCGAGCGCGTGGAAGTGCGCGAGGACGAGCTGCTGGTCTCGCCCGGCCCAATGGGCTCCCCTTTCGCGGCGCTGCGGCCCTGTCTCGTGCAGCTTTTGCTCAGCGCAATTTTCGCCGGGCTCGCGCGCGGCGCGCTGGACGAGGCCAAGGCCTATGTGCGCGGACTGCCGAGCGAGGGCGCCGCGCGCATCGGGGCCGATCCGTTCATTCTCCACACGACCGGCGAATTATGGACGCAGGCCGCCGCCGCCGAGGCCTTGCTCGATCGCGCCGCGCGCGCTTTTCAGACCGGCTGGGAGAAGGGCGACGCCATCACGCCGCAGCAGCGCGGCGCGATAGCGATAGAGATCGCCACGGCCAAAACCGTGAGCGCGCGCGCCGCGCTCGACATAGGCTCCCGCATTTTCGAGATCATGGGAGCGCGCGCCACCCATGCGCGCTTGCGGCTCGATCGCTTCTGGCGCAACGCCCGCACGCATACGCTGCACGATCCCATCGATCACAAGCTGAAGGAGATCGGCGATTTCGCGCTGAACGACGCCTATCCGACGCCGTCCTTCTATTCCTGA
- a CDS encoding response regulator transcription factor, translating to MRLLVVEDDKDLNRQLVAALEQAGYAVDRAFDGEEGHFLGDTEPYDAVVLDIGLPKKDGVTVLEEWRAAGRIMPVLILTARDRWSDKVQGFDAGADDYVAKPFHMEELLARLRALLRRAAGHATSEIVCGPVRLDTKAGRVVVDGAAVKLTSHEYRLLAYLMHHSGRVVSRSEIVEHLYDQDFDRDSNTIEVFVGRLRKKLGVDLIQTVRGLGYMAAPPEPAKR from the coding sequence TTGCGGCTGCTGGTCGTGGAGGATGACAAGGATTTGAACCGGCAGCTCGTCGCGGCGCTGGAGCAGGCGGGCTATGCGGTCGATCGCGCCTTCGATGGCGAGGAGGGGCATTTTCTCGGCGACACCGAGCCCTATGACGCCGTCGTGCTCGATATCGGCCTGCCGAAAAAGGACGGCGTCACCGTGCTCGAGGAATGGCGCGCCGCCGGGCGGATCATGCCGGTGCTGATCCTCACTGCGCGCGACCGCTGGAGCGACAAGGTGCAAGGCTTCGACGCCGGCGCCGATGATTATGTGGCCAAGCCTTTCCATATGGAGGAGCTGCTCGCGCGGCTGCGCGCGCTGCTGCGCCGGGCGGCTGGGCACGCCACCAGCGAGATCGTCTGCGGCCCTGTGCGGCTCGACACCAAGGCCGGACGCGTCGTCGTCGATGGCGCGGCGGTGAAGCTCACCTCGCATGAATATCGGCTGCTCGCCTATTTGATGCATCATTCCGGGCGCGTCGTGTCGCGCAGCGAGATCGTCGAGCATCTCTACGATCAGGACTTCGACCGCGACTCCAACACGATCGAGGTTTTTGTCGGTCGGCTGCGCAAGAAGCTCGGCGTCGATCTCATTCAGACGGTGCGCGGGCTCGGCTATATGGCGGCGCCGCCCGAGCCGGCGAAGCGCTGA
- a CDS encoding molybdopterin-binding protein — protein sequence MEREEIVTAAVLVIGDEILSGRTQDLNTNYIAKYLGELGVDLREVRVVPDIEEEIVAALNALRSRYGYVFTTGGIGPTHDDITADAVAKAFGVPIGEDERAIAMLLERIAPQDLNPARRRMARIPQGADLIENAISKAPGFMIGNVIVMAGVPIIMQAMLDAAAGRIVKGVKVQVATVDAHNIPEGRYAADLERIAKEHERVTVGSYPSFSSAGVRNQIVLRSRDGAVLEAATQKVRKLIVELTANGTPL from the coding sequence ATGGAGCGCGAAGAGATCGTTACGGCCGCCGTGCTCGTGATCGGAGACGAGATCCTCTCCGGCCGCACGCAGGACCTCAACACCAATTATATCGCCAAATATCTCGGCGAATTGGGCGTGGATCTGCGCGAGGTGCGCGTCGTGCCTGATATTGAGGAGGAGATCGTCGCCGCGCTGAACGCGCTTCGCTCTCGCTATGGCTATGTCTTCACCACGGGCGGCATCGGCCCCACCCATGACGACATCACGGCCGACGCCGTGGCCAAGGCCTTCGGCGTGCCGATCGGCGAGGATGAGCGCGCCATCGCCATGCTGCTGGAGCGCATCGCCCCGCAGGATCTCAATCCCGCCCGCCGGCGCATGGCCCGCATTCCGCAGGGCGCCGATCTCATCGAGAACGCCATTTCCAAGGCGCCGGGCTTCATGATCGGCAATGTCATCGTCATGGCCGGCGTGCCGATCATCATGCAGGCCATGCTGGACGCCGCCGCGGGGCGCATCGTCAAAGGCGTGAAGGTGCAGGTCGCGACCGTCGACGCCCATAATATTCCAGAAGGACGCTACGCGGCCGATCTCGAGCGCATCGCCAAGGAGCATGAGCGAGTGACGGTCGGCTCCTACCCCTCCTTCTCCAGCGCCGGCGTGCGCAATCAGATCGTGCTGCGGAGCCGCGACGGCGCCGTGCTGGAGGCGGCGACGCAGAAGGTGCGCAAGCTGATCGTCGAGCTCACCGCCAATGGAACGCCGCTCTGA
- the gpt gene encoding xanthine phosphoribosyltransferase: MEDKAFPVSWDAFHRDARALAWRLSAVGGFSAIVAVTRGGLVPAGVVARELGIRVIDTIGVASYQEETQRGEVRVLKPLSETILTLPSEEVLIVDDLVDTGATAKVVRALLPKAHFATVYAKPQGRPLVDTFVTEVSQDTWIFFPWDTGLSFQAPIARGSS, translated from the coding sequence ATGGAAGACAAGGCCTTTCCGGTTTCCTGGGACGCGTTCCACCGCGACGCGCGCGCGCTCGCCTGGCGGCTTTCGGCGGTGGGCGGCTTCTCCGCCATTGTCGCGGTGACGCGCGGCGGGCTGGTGCCGGCCGGGGTCGTCGCGCGCGAGCTCGGCATTCGGGTCATCGATACGATCGGCGTCGCCAGCTATCAGGAGGAGACCCAGCGCGGCGAGGTCCGCGTGCTGAAGCCGCTCTCCGAGACGATTCTCACCCTGCCGAGCGAGGAGGTGCTGATCGTCGACGATCTCGTCGACACGGGCGCGACGGCGAAGGTCGTGCGCGCCCTGCTGCCCAAGGCGCATTTCGCCACCGTCTACGCCAAGCCGCAAGGCCGGCCGCTGGTCGACACTTTCGTCACCGAGGTCTCGCAGGACACTTGGATTTTTTTCCCCTGGGACACGGGCCTCAGCTTCCAGGCGCCGATCGCGCGCGGATCGTCCTGA